Proteins encoded in a region of the Halarsenatibacter silvermanii genome:
- a CDS encoding LysR family transcriptional regulator, whose product MKIYQFEIFITVARAKSLSKAANLLYLSQPAVSKHIKSMEEYYGAKLFDRTNQGVRLTEAGEIVYEYAQRLKNIHNELEKDIDGFLNSEELNLNVGASPTPGEYLLPCTLWTFKDKHPRANVELEVSYSSEIVESIFQNKLSLGVIEGELPSGSSLISDHLMTDQINVIASESSELKTIENINELKDMPLILPSGDFYIRKMLQRLLSEQELEITDLNITAEMNSFTAIKSAVEADMGISFLSYSAVKKPVFQDRIKIIALNEGVEEKLNLDINLIYSQKPNHPGIITKFISFLTMQHQHSFC is encoded by the coding sequence ATGAAGATTTATCAATTCGAAATTTTTATAACTGTGGCCAGAGCAAAAAGCCTCTCTAAAGCGGCCAATCTGCTTTACCTGAGCCAGCCAGCTGTGAGCAAGCATATAAAATCGATGGAAGAATATTATGGAGCTAAACTTTTTGATCGGACCAACCAGGGAGTTAGATTGACAGAGGCGGGAGAAATTGTCTATGAATATGCTCAGCGGCTAAAAAATATTCACAATGAGCTGGAAAAAGATATCGACGGTTTTTTAAATTCTGAAGAGCTAAATCTCAATGTCGGCGCCAGCCCCACACCAGGTGAATATCTGCTTCCCTGTACTCTCTGGACCTTTAAAGATAAACACCCCAGGGCAAATGTGGAACTCGAGGTGAGTTACAGTTCCGAAATTGTGGAAAGTATATTCCAGAATAAGCTTTCCCTGGGTGTTATCGAGGGTGAACTGCCTTCGGGCAGTTCACTTATTAGTGATCACCTTATGACGGATCAGATCAATGTTATAGCTTCCGAAAGCAGCGAACTAAAAACTATAGAAAATATCAATGAACTGAAAGATATGCCTCTGATTCTTCCCAGCGGTGATTTTTATATAAGAAAAATGCTGCAGAGGCTGCTCTCCGAACAGGAGCTTGAAATAACTGATCTTAATATTACGGCCGAGATGAATAGTTTTACCGCCATCAAATCAGCTGTCGAAGCCGACATGGGAATTTCTTTTCTTTCCTATTCAGCCGTTAAAAAACCGGTGTTCCAGGACAGAATAAAAATTATTGCACTCAATGAGGGAGTTGAGGAGAAACTGAACCTGGATATAAATTTGATTTATTCACAAAAACCCAATCACCCGGGAATAATCACCAAATTCATATCTTTTTTGACTATGCAGCATCAGCATTCTTTCTGCTGA
- a CDS encoding YeeE/YedE thiosulfate transporter family protein has product MLLGGLAGFALQRSNFCFASGMMNFFMFGKINFLRSLILLLVLSSAGFMVYELFLERTGAASALRLSEAAVSPGLHTLLGGVIFGLGMVMAGSCVVGMLMRIGEGSVTFLLVLAGVVAGSSLGSLHLSWWRDIFAFEAVYLPSFLGWPLTIVLYFGLLSFLYFYLGRRKKHK; this is encoded by the coding sequence TTGCTGTTGGGGGGGCTGGCCGGTTTTGCTCTTCAGCGCAGCAATTTTTGCTTTGCCAGCGGTATGATGAATTTTTTTATGTTTGGAAAAATCAATTTTTTGCGCTCGCTAATCCTGCTTCTGGTTCTATCCTCGGCTGGATTTATGGTTTATGAACTTTTTCTGGAAAGAACTGGAGCTGCATCGGCTCTCCGGCTTTCAGAGGCGGCTGTATCACCTGGTCTGCATACTCTGCTGGGAGGAGTTATTTTTGGGCTGGGAATGGTAATGGCCGGAAGCTGTGTGGTGGGTATGCTCATGAGGATTGGAGAGGGGTCGGTGACTTTTCTTCTGGTTCTGGCTGGAGTTGTAGCTGGCAGCAGTTTGGGATCGCTGCATCTCAGCTGGTGGCGTGATATTTTTGCTTTTGAAGCTGTTTATTTACCCTCCTTTCTGGGCTGGCCGCTCACTATCGTCCTTTATTTTGGGCTTCTGTCGTTTTTGTATTTTTATCTTGGGAGGAGAAAAAAGCATAAATAA
- a CDS encoding sulfurtransferase TusA family protein has protein sequence MNEKIKKLDLLGKVCPVPLLETEKALKDLSRGVRLHIVTDHTQAVRNIMEFLEERSLEFEIEEPDPGIWKIKTFYREERGSSFEE, from the coding sequence ATGAATGAAAAGATAAAAAAATTGGATCTTCTGGGGAAGGTTTGTCCGGTTCCTCTGCTTGAAACCGAAAAAGCCCTGAAGGATTTGTCCCGGGGAGTAAGACTGCATATTGTTACCGATCATACCCAGGCTGTTAGAAATATAATGGAATTTTTGGAGGAGAGATCGCTGGAATTTGAAATCGAGGAGCCCGATCCCGGCATCTGGAAGATCAAAACCTTCTATCGCGAAGAAAGGGGGAGCTCTTTTGAAGAATAA
- a CDS encoding YeeE/YedE thiosulfate transporter family protein, which produces MKNKSFKNKESGVSLTSKMFSYKKGAVIIAAVNLLIFLYTGRVWGITGGFVLTDPSPFSFPIEKIFLINLGVVFGAFYSLKSSGNFRMRGRCGLKRGILVFAGGLMMGYGARIAGGCNIKAMLNGMASFSLHGVIFAPAVILGVYAGSRMTSKYYG; this is translated from the coding sequence TTGAAGAATAAGAGCTTCAAAAATAAAGAATCTGGAGTGAGCCTCACCTCAAAAATGTTTTCTTATAAAAAGGGAGCAGTAATAATTGCGGCGGTCAATTTGTTGATATTTCTATATACTGGCAGGGTCTGGGGTATAACCGGAGGATTTGTTCTGACAGATCCCTCGCCTTTTAGCTTCCCGATCGAGAAGATATTCCTGATAAATCTGGGGGTGGTTTTTGGGGCCTTTTATTCTTTGAAGTCTTCCGGAAATTTCAGGATGCGCGGCAGATGCGGTCTAAAGAGGGGGATTTTAGTTTTCGCGGGAGGTCTAATGATGGGTTACGGAGCTCGAATTGCAGGAGGCTGTAATATCAAAGCTATGCTCAACGGAATGGCTTCATTTTCTCTGCATGGAGTGATTTTTGCTCCTGCAGTCATCCTGGGAGTGTACGCTGGCAGCAGGATG